The Dyadobacter sp. 676 DNA window TGCTTAAAGGCGGCACCGAGTTCCGGCAGGAGCTCTGGTACCGTCGCGATTTCAACCTCGCGAATGTGGATTTTGAAAAACCCGTCTTGAATATCTTCCACGACGACGATGTGCAGGTATTCATCAACGGCGTGCCCGCATTCGACTGTGCGCCTTGCTTTACAAGCGACTATGAGTACAAACCGATCAGCCCGGCTGCCGCAAAGGCTTTGAAAAAGGGCAAAAATACGTTGGCTGCTTATGTCAAAAATGGTGCGGGGCCTGGTTACATCGATATTGGTCTGGCCGACGAGATCGCCCCCAAGGGTGCAGATGCGGTAAACCCGGCGAAACAGACTGGATTCGAAATAAGGGCGACGCAATCGATTTACCGTTTCGAAGCCGGACCGGTAGAGCTGACGGTCCGCTTCATCGCACCTTTGATCATGAGAGATTTGGTATTGCTGTCACGGCCTGTGAATTATATATTGTACGAAGTTAAATCCGCCGACGGCAAACAGCACGACGTGAGCATTCTCAATTCCGTATCCGGGCTTTGGGCTACAAATGATGCGAGTCAGTCGGTAACCGGCAAGGAAGCCAGCCAGGATGGTTTGATCACGTTATCACTCGGCAATGCGGTGCAAAACCCATTGGCAAGAAAAGGCGACGACGTCCGCATCGACTGGGGACAGGCTTACCTCGCCGCCCCACAAGGGACTGTGAAGGGCTCTGCCATCGGTATTCCGACCGAGATCATCAAAGAATTTGCCTCCAAAGGCACATTGAGCGTCGATCAGGCCGGTGCTGCACCCGCCGACTCCAAATCGATGGGTTTGATACTGAATGCGGGAAAAGTGGGCGCGGAAAGCAAGCAGTTGCATGCATTGGTTGGTTACGACGACGGCTATTCGGTTCAATATTTTGGACAAAACCTGCGTCCGTGGTGGAACAAGGATGGCAATAGAACCATGGCCGGCGAACTGAAAAGCGCCGAGGCCGATTTCACCAAAATCCTGCAAACTTGCGACGACACCGACAAGGCAATTTACGACGACGCATCGAATGCCGGCGGCAAGCAATATGCCGAACTTTGTGTACTCGCCTACCGGCAGGCCATTGCCGCCCACAAGCTCGTGGCCGATCCGGGTGGCACACCGCTCTTTTTCTCCAAAGAGAATTTCAGCAACGGCTCCATCGGAACGGTCGACGTGACTTATCCTTCGGCCCCATTGTTCCTGCTCTACAACCCGACATTGCTCAAAGGCATGCTCGAACCGATTTTCCATTATTCGGAAAGCGGCAAATGGACCAAACCTTTCGCCGCGCACGACGTGGGCACCTATCCTCTCGCAAACGGCCAGACGTACGGCGAGGACATGCCCGTGGAAGAATCCGGCAACATGCTCATCCTTACCTACGCGATCTGCAAAGCCGAAGGCAACACCGATTTCGCCAAAAAGCACTGGAAAACTCTCGGTACCTGGGCCAATTATCTCAAAAAAGAAGGTTTCGACCCTGCCAATCAGCTCTGCACCGACGACTTCGCCGGCCATTTGGCGCGAAATACCAACTTGTCCATCAAAGCCATCATGGGCCTTGCCTGCTATGCGAAAATGGCCGAACAACTCGGCGATTCGAAAGAAGCGACGGAAGTGAATGCATTGACCGAAGACTTCGCCCGGAAATGGATGCAAATGGCCGCCGACGGCGATCACTACGCATTGACCTTTGACAAAAAAGGCACGTGGAGCCAGAAATACAACCTCATTTGGGACAAGCTTCTTGGGTTGAATGTGTTTCCGAAAACCGTTGCCCAAAAAGAAATCGCCTATTACCTCACCAAACAACAGCCTTTCGGCCTGCCGCTCGACAGCCGTAAGACCTACTCCAAATCCGACTGGATCATATGGACAGCAACACTGGCCGAAAAACCGGAGGACTTCCAGGCGTTGATTCAACCTGTTTATAAGTATGCCAATGGTACCACAGACCGCATTCCATTATCCGACTGGCATGAGACTACCAACGGGAAATCGGTCGGGTTCCGTGCCCGGTCCGTGGTTGGGGGGTATTGGATGAAGGTGCTGGGGGAGAAGTGGAAGTAGGTTGATTCCTGCGTAATCATTAAGTCAAGGGTCAGGATTTGCCAGGTTTGGCGGCTTCTGACCCTTTTTCCGTTGGTTCAGTCGACCGCTCCGATGACACATTGATGTGCCTAAAAACGGTTAAATCGCTTCTTGAAAGCCGCTTATGCTGAAACAAGCTTTAAAACAGGCTTGGTAAATATTAAGTTATAACTTAACTTTATGTCGAAGTTCAGCATTCGGTTGTCAAATAAAGTTGGCCGTACTAGAATCGGATTGTACAACCTCTTAATCAACAAAAGCTGCCAGATTGATGACTTTGAGGACGAGATTTCGCGTGATCCCGGCTTAGCCAATGAAGTAGATAAGATCTATAACATCCTGAGACCTGAGAAAGGTATGTGAACTGAAAATGCTGCCTAAAACAATGTTTCGCATCATTCACGCAGGTGAATTACCTTTCCAACTTTATGAGGCTAAGAGCAAAAATTTGCGGTTTTATCTGATCAAACTCGAAAAGATTGGTAAAGTTATCCTCCTTGGCGGACGCAAGGGCAACCAGAAAGCCGATCTGAAATATCTCGTAAAACTTGTACGTGACATTCACTCAGAAGGTGTAAATATATACTAATATGAAAACTCGCGAGGATCTTCTAAGAAGCCCCACCTACTGGCTGACCGACATGCAGATTGAAGTTTTCAATCTGCTCAACACTTATATGGAAGAAAACAATCTGACTCAGAAACAGGTCGCCGAGAAGTTAAATGTTTCTCCTTCCTATGTTTCTCAGGTTTTGAATGGGAATTTCAATTTTACCATTTCAAAGTTGGTCGAACTCGCATTGCTGGTTGGAAAGGCACCGATCATTCAGTTTGAGACAATTGAGGATATTTTGAGGGCAGAGCAACTGCAAAAGAAGGCAGAAGTCAAATTCAAGAGAAAGAAGACAGCGGATTTGGTGCCCTCGGCAGTTAAAAATGCGTGATCATCCTTGTAAATTTAACGCCCGATGTTAAATTTACAAGGATGATCACAAGAGACACCCAAATAGAGATACTGAAATTACTGGAAGAGTTTCCAGCAGTAGGCATTCTTGGTCCCAGGCAAATCGGCAAGACAACACTCGCATTTCAGATTGCGAAGACGATTTCACCCGAACCTATTTATCTCGATCTCGAATCCCCTTCGGACGTCGCCCAGTTAAGTGAGCCCGAGCTGTATTTCGAAAAATATGCCGACAGAACGATCATTCTTGACGAAATCCAGCGCACGCCCGAAATCTTCGCAGTACTTCGCGGCGTGATCGATAAGCGTCGCCGTGCCGGAAAGCGCACCGGGCAATTTTTGATTCTGGGCTCGGCTTCTCTCGATCTTTTGCAACAATCTTCCGAAAGTCTTGCAGGACGAATAGCCTATACGCGACTGCCTGGTATCAAGGCAACCGAAATCGATACAGCCGATCTGGACAAACTTTGGATACGGGGTGGTTTTCCGGAAAGTTTTCTGGCAGCAAATGATTCATCCAGCTTCGAATGGCGCCAAAATCTGATCACTACCTATCTCGAACGCGACGTTCCGCAATTCGGCTTCAAAATTCCGGCGATGGTACTGCGCAACTTTTGGACTATGCTCGCCAATTCGCAGGGCGGCATCGCAAACCTCAGCCGTATTGCGGCCGGGCTGGGCATCAGCGTTCCCACAGCCACACGCTATCTCGATTTGCTGGAAGACCTATTTCTGGTCAGAAAGCTCCAACCCTGGTTCTCCAACATCGGGAAACGCCTCGTGCGCACACCTAAGATTTACATTCGCGACAGCGGCATTACGCACAGTTTACTGAAAATCAGAAATCTGGACGACCTGTTCGGTCACCCTGTCCTGGGGGGAAGTTGGGAAGGATTTATCATCGAAAACCTGATTGCAATGCTTCCTTCTTGGGTCACGCCGTACTATTACCGAACGGCCGCTGGTGCAGAAATCGATCTGGTGCTTGAAATTAATCATCAGACCAGGATTGCCATTGAAATCAAACGATCATTGACGCCTGCCGTCAGCAAAGGATTTACCGTCGGCTGCGAGGACATCAAGGCTTCGCATAAGTATTTTGTGTATCCGGGGCAGAGTAGTTATGTCATTTCGAAAGATGTAAATGTGGTGCCGTTGGTGGAGATGATGGAGAAAATTAAAAGTTTGGCCGGTTCCTAAATATGCCAGTAATTGTATAACCTCCGTTTATGCCTGAATTTTGCCTTACGAAATAAGCTTCAACCGCAAACCCAATTTTCGGGTCAGATACCGGCTTTATTCCTATGAAGAAGGCGGCCGGTATAGGCCTGCATTTCAGCACTACAGGTGCGATTTTCACTACAAGAATGACGGCAAGTTCAAGCATTCGCTCTACATGACCTGGCCGGAGTTCGAAGACGAGAACGGCAACATTTCAGATGAAGCGGAATATGTTCCAATGTCCGGAACTGCGCGAATATGGATTGTAAGTAAGAAGTTTATTCCTTATCATAAAGAATATTTGAAGATTGGGACGATGGGATATTTTCATGAAGGTGGAAAGAAGGTTGGAGAATGTGACGTGATAGAGTGGATTGAGCTTTGAAATCTTCTTTGGACAACTCTCTATTATTCCTAGAATTCATGCATTACCTTCATAGTCACTAGTTGTCATTTATAAGCTCCAGAATAAAGTCACAAGGATAAATTACGGTCAGGCCCGTATTGGGCCATCCAAATGAAACAATACCGATTATCAAGTTAGCTACTCGATAATTAATTACCAATTGCTCATTTTTATCTACGCTTTGATAAAAGTCTTTCGGGCAAATAATTGGGCCACCGCTATTGCCGCCAATTATTAACCCATCGACCAAAAAGAATTTCGTCGATAATTTTTTCACAATGTTTACTCCGAGTCTATTTTTTATACTAGTAGCGATCTCAATATTACCCGATAACGAAGAGGCGATAAAGCCTGCTTTCGCTATTGGATAGTTAGAAGTCTCAAGCCGTAGCCCAGCAGGATAGCCGATTGTGAAAATCTGTGAACCAAAACCAAGAAATGCATTTCCACGTATCTCTCCGATAGGTACCAAGAAGCCTGCCCCTACATAATTTCTTGCAATTCTAAATTCTCCTCATAAATACTCGTGATATTAATCACTGCAATATCAATCTCATGTTGTGGATGTGTTTTTATACCAGTTAGAACCTCACCAGCTTTGTTCTTCAAATAAATTTGTTGCTTAATGCTCTTATACGGGCTTGCCGGATAAAAGGATACAGTTACCCAATCAAATAATACAAGTGGATCAACTAATGACCACTTACCAATCATATGCTTATTAGTGATTAAAAAAATTCCCTTATCAGTATTTACTATAAAGCCAGTCCCCGTTGATCCGTCCGGTGTTGTTATATTGACGATAATTCGGAGCATCCGCTCGTCAATTCTCCCGATATAGTCTTGACCCATATTTTCTGATTCATTCATAGCAAAAAAATTGATAAAAAGCTCATTGAAATACAAAAGAAATAAACGCTATAAGTATTTATATGTCACAATTTACCTAAGATGACATTTATCAGCAAGTCAGTCCTTCACGCTCCCCACAATTTGCAATTCTCCTTCGTCTTCACCAACTTACGCCTTCCTACAAAACAGTAAAACACATGAAAAATCATAGACGATCTGCCCTGTTATGGTGCGGGAGCGGCGAAAGCCCCCCGGATGCCTTTACTGTGCATTAGGACACCTAAAACAGGGCTTTTTTTATATCCTAAACAAACAGTAACATGACAAAATCACACACAACCGAATCCGAGGATTCGGTATGCCTCGCTTACGGCAGGCAAGTAAAAGAACTTTTAAACGTAGGCAGCCCTACCGAAATGCTCGACCATCTCTGGTGCATTTACAGCGATGCCATGGCATTTCAACAGGAAGCCGGCTACAACCCGCGCGTTAGTGACATTTTCATGACTTTCCGGGAGCTGGTGTTCTTTATCCAACGCATTGAAAGCGTGAGGGTGTAACGAACCATCCCACGATTGTCTTACGGTGCACGGCACCTTCCGATTTTTTTAATTTCATCTACAAGTATTACGGCGCTCTGCGCCTGGCTTTATGGTCCAGGCGCAGAGCGCCGTAATACTTGTAGCAGGTGCAGCGCACCGTAACATTTCGGTCGCGGTACGCCATGGTTTGAATATGCTATGCCTCCAAAACCATCTCCTCCTTCACTTTCCGCTTCTTCCGCTTCGCCAACCGCTCCTTGATTTTATCCACCACATAATATGCGCTAGGCACCAGGAACAGCGTCAGAAGAAGTGAGCTCGTCAAACCACCGATGATCACCCAGGCCATACCATTCTTCACCTCGGCGCCGTCGCCGGAAGCAAGGGCGATGGGGAGCATACCCGCGATCATCGCGATGGTCGTCATCAGGATCGGGCGGAGACGTTCCTTACCGGCTTCGATGAGGGCTTCTTTTAATGCATAGCCTTCCGATTTTAGCTGGTTGGCGAAGTCGACGATCAGGATGGCGTTTTTGGCTACCAGACCCAGGAGCATGATCATACCCACAATGGAGAATATGGTCAAACTTTCCATGGTGAGCGCGAGAGCGGTTAATGCACCGACCAGGGCCACCGGGATCGAGAAGAGCACGACGAACGGATAAACGGTACTTTCGTAGAGCGCCACCATGATCAGGTAGATGAGCACGATACCAAGTAGCAACGCGGCACCGAGGCTACCGAATGCGTCGGCCTGGTTTTTCAGATCACCGCGGTATTCGATGCTGATGCCCTCCGGGAGCTTCACTTTCGCCATTTTGGCCTGAATGTCGGCACCGATGGAGCCCGACGGACGACCGACTACCTGCGAGTTGATGGTAATCGACGACAGGCGGTCGATACGCTGCAACACACTTTCGCCCATTCCTTCCTTCACAGTTGCGAATTGCGATAACTCGAAGGTCTGGCCCTGGTTGTTCACGAAAGTTAGCTGGCGGATATCGTCGGCCTTCGAGCGGTCGAACTGGTCGAGGTTGACCATAATGTCGTACTCCTTGCCATTCTGTTTGAATTTCGAACGGTCGTCGCCGCGGAATGCGGTTTGCAAGGTAGCGCCCACTTCGGCGGCGTTGATGCCGAGTTGCGCCATTTTCTCGCGGTCGAGGGTTACGCCTACTTCCGGTTTCGGGTCGTCGACGGAGTAATCGACGTTGGACGTACCTGGTACGGACGCCACGATATCCTTCACTTGCGCGGCGGTTTTACGGATCACGGCCATATCGGTTCCTTTCACGGCCACCTGGATCGGCGCCTGGTTGGCATTACCCGTGATCGAAGTCGGCGCGACGGTCACTTTTACACCCGGGATTTGCAGGATTTCCTTTTGAATATTCTGGCCAAATTCTTCGGACGAAATGCTACGCTCCTTTTTATCCACCAACTGAACGGTCAGGTCGGCGATATTGCTGTTCGAAGTAGTTCCCAAACCAGTGCTGCTGTACCCGACGTTGGTAAATACCTTGGTCACTTCCGGTTTAGCCAAAAGAATCTTCTCAACCCTTTGCGCTATCTGGTTAGTCTGGTAAACAGATGCGGTCGGTGCCAGTTCGAGCGAAACGTTCAACTCGCCGCGGTCGCTTTGCTGCATGAATGCCGCTCCTACGAATCCGCCCGGCACCAATGCGATGGATCCGACGATCAATGCAAACGAAAGCAGGAAAATGTAGCGTTTATGACCGAGTACCCAGGTCAGGATACGGCCATATTCTTCTTTTACATTATCCAGAAACCTTTCAAAACCCAGGTTCAAACGGCCCCAAAGGCTGTTTTTATCCAAAACCTCGAGCTTACCGAAACGGGACGCGAGCAACGGGGTTAATGTGAATGATACTAACAAGCTCATCAGCGTCGAGAATACGACCACGAGCGAGAACTCCCGGAGAATGTTACCAATCAGCCCTTGCGTCAATGCAAGCGGCACGAATACCACCACGTCAACAAGGGTAATGGCCAATGCGGTAAACCCGATCTCGGCCCGGCCATCCAATGCGGCTTGCCAGCGGCTTTTCCCCATTTCCATATGGCGGTTGATGTTTTCCAAAACCACAATGGAGTCGTCGACGAGGATACCTACCACGAGCGAGAGCGCCATGAGTGTCATCAGGTTCAGTGAGAAGCCCATCAGGCTCATTAATATGAATGTCGGGATCATCGAGGATGGCAATGCCACCAGAATGAACATAGAGCTGCGGAAACTGTGCAGGAACAAAAGCATCACCACGGACACGATCAGCACGGCCAGCCCGAGGTCGAATACCACCGCGTCGGCCGATGCCAATGTATAGATCGATTGGTCGGAAGCGATATTAAACTTCAATCCCTGCGCTTCGTATTGCTTTTCCAGGCTGGCCAGGCGCTCGCGGGTGAGCTTGCTCACGTCCACGGCATTCGCGTCGGATTGTTTTTGGATTTGTAATGCCACCGACGGACGACCATTAATGTGGTTCACAGCCGTAGCGTCGGCCACGCCGTCGTACACCTCCGCAATGTCGCGCAGAAAGATTTGCCCGCCATTCGAAGATTTACCTACGATTACATTTCGAAGATTCTCAACGGTAGTCAGCTTTGCATCGAATCGGATGGACAACTGGTCGTCCTTGGTTTTTACCTGACCGGCCGGATAGGAAGTATTCGCATTGTTGATCGCCGCCGAAACCTGGCTGATCGACAAATGGTACGCCTTCAATTTATCCTGACTGATATTCACCTGGATCTGGCGTTCCGTACCGCCGATAATCGTCACCTGGCCCACGCCGGTCACGTTCGAAAGCTGAGGTTTCAGCTTGTCGTCGATCAGATCATAGAGTTCGGACGGGGAAAGGTTCGCAGTAACACCCATTCTCAAAACCGGGATTTCATCGGTCGAGAACTTATTGATCACCGGGCGATCGGCGTCATCGGGCAGGAGCGAAATGATCTGCTCCACTTTGCGTTGCGCTTCCTGTTGTGCCAGGTCCACGCTCACACCTTGTTTCAACTGGATAATCACCGACGAAACACCTTCCTGCGAAGTCGAGTTGATCTGATCCAAACCTTCGATGGCCGATACAGCATCCTCGATATGCTTCGTCACGTTCGTTTCGACCTCGTCCGCGGATGCACCGCGGTAGGTCGTCATCACGCTCACAACGTTCGCCTCGAATTTAGGCAAAAGATTGTAAGACAATTGGTTGTAGCTGATCAAACCGAATAGTACCAGTACTACGAATACTACGGTTATGAAGAGCGGTCTCTTTACGGCTACTTCGGTAATTGACATAATTCTTTCAGTTTGCTGATGAAACTTATTGGGTAACGGTAACCGCCGCGCCTTCGCTCAGGTTGATCTGCCCGGTCGTAACCACCGTCTCGCCCGCTTTCAGGCCGGACAACACCTCTACGTTATCGCCTATTTCACGGCCTACTTCGATCTTACGCTGCTTCGCCAAGCCGCCTTCCACCATGTACACATACGGGTTACGCACGCTTTCCACAAGCGCGCTGCGCGGGATCAGCAATGCCTGCTGGCTGCTTTTTTGCTGGAATTCCACGGTTACGAATGTACCGGCTTTTAGTCCGGTCGAATTTTTGATCACAATCTCCACCGGATAGTTGTGCGACTCGTCGCCTTGCGGGGCGATGTAGGAAATCACGCCGTCGATCTTCCTGCCGGGGAAAATGCTGGTGCTAACCTGCACGTGCTGGCCTTCTTTCAGCTTGTACACATCGTTTTCGTTGATCATCACCTGCACTTTCAGGCGCGACACGTCGAGGATCGTTCCCAGCGAGGTGCCTACGTTCACAAACTCGCCCGGCTCGATGTTTTTCTTCACAACGCGGCCGCTGATCGGCGCCTGGATAGACGCGTCGCTGATCTGCTGTTTGATCTGCTCGGCCTGGTTTAATGCATTTTCGTAGTTGTATTTGGTATCGTTCACCTGGATCTCCGTAGCCGCATTGCCCGCCAGCAATTTGGTATAGCGGTCGGTGTCTTTTTTCAGTTTATTGATATTCAATTCAGTGGCTTGGAGCGACAGCTCTTTCAGGCGGCTATCCACTTTCACGATCGTCGCGCCCTGCGTTACGTGCGAGCCGAGATCGTATTTCACCGAAAGTACTTTACCTGCCGCGGTAGCCATGATTTCCGCTTCTTTATAAGGAATAAGGCTACCCGTGCGGATGAGCTGCTGGTCTGCGCTGCCTTCCTTCACAGCGATGGCTGTTACCGGAATAGTCACGTTTTTATTGTCGGGCATTTTCTTCTTCTCGTCGATCTTGGCCTTGTTGGCAACAAGCCGCAAACCGATCAGGACGCCGATGAGGGCGATGGAACCGATGATGATGAGTTTTCTTTTCATGGAATTTTGAATGACTGAATGATTGAATGACCGAATGTCAAATGAGTGAACTTTTGTTGATGAAGTGTTATGGTAATGCTGTGTAAAAATCGTTGAGGCTGCCTTGCGACTGTTCCAATCCGAGTTTCGCCTGATAGTAACTCAGCATCGAGTTGATGTAGTTGCTTTGCGCTTCCTTGTAGGAGGTTTCGGCATTGAGCAAGTCGGTGAGCGGAACTGTGCCTTCGCGGTATTGAAGCGTGGTCACGTCGTACACCTCTTTTGCGAGGGCTACGTTGTTTTCGTCGCTGGCCAGGTTGGATTTTGCTTTTTGAAGCTGGGTCAACGCGTTGCTGTTTTGCAGTTCGTAGTTCTGAACGTTCAGTTTCAGCTGCTCTTTCTGCGTCATCAGGTTCAGATCAGCCTGCTTGTATTGCGCGTCGCGGCGGAAGCTGTCGAAAATCGGGATGCTCACTTTCAGACCGATGGCGCCGTAACTGAACCAGTTACCCCACGAAGCTCCGAGATCATTGCCCAGCGCCTGTACGCCATAGCGCCCGTAAACCGATAGTTTGGGCAGATATCCCGCCTTAATCCGCGCTTTCTCCAATTCCTGCAATTCCATATTCAGGTTCTGAATTTTAAAATCGGTGAGGTTAGCCGCGTCGAATTGGCCGGGTTCAACGAGTTTGAACGGTTGGTCCAGCGGATTATCTGCCAAAACAAGTTGTTCGCTCAGCGGCATGCCCATCTGGAACTTCAACTGGTTTTCGGCAAGGGTAAGGTTGCTTTCGGCCAATGTTAGTTGGGATTTGATATTGTTCAAATTCACCTGCGTGCGGTCATAATCCACTTTCTTGATCACGCCGTTGTCGAGTTGCAGCTTCAAAGTGCCCAGTATCTGGCTCGTTTTATCCAGGTTATCCTTCAAAAGCGCGATCTGCTGCGAAGTCACAAACACCTGGTAATAGGCGTTGGCTACATTATAAATAATGTTTTCCTTCGTTTTGCGCGAGTTCAATGCGGCATTCTCCTGATTGGGCTTGTTGGCCTTGATGCCTATGAGCAGCGACTGGTCGAAAACCACCTGGTCGACTTGCGCCGAAGCATTGCTCTGGTATTTGGTACCCAATGCCACCCGCCGGTCCTCGCCCCCGAAGAGCGCTCCCGGCAGTACGGTCGATTGCAGTTTCAGGTTGTCGTCGAGCGACGCGTTACCCGCTACCTGGGGCAAATAACCCGCCAGCGCCTCACGTCCCTGCTGAACTGCCGTACTTTCCTTGTACTGCGCTATTTTGACATTTCCGTTATTCTTGATCCCGTATGCGATGCAATCTTTCAGGGTCAGGCGCGTCTGCGCCCAGCCCGGCGCCACCGAAACGGTTGCGATTATGATTGCTGCGATCCATTTACTTTTCATTTGACCTGTTGTTCATTTGTGGCTAATACCAGATAGTTGATACCTCTACTGGTGATATGTCAACTATTTATTTAAAAAATTTTATTTGTCTACTATTTTGACGACGCGGTCCAGATACCCCAGGAAAGTAGCCCATTCCTGCTCTGTAAAATGCTCCATAATCTGGCTATTGAATGCGATTGCCAGCGATTGAATACGCTCACAGACAAACTTTCCGCTTGGTGTAAGCGATATCAGGTTCTTTCTTTTATCCTCTAAGTCGCCCTCGATTTTCAGGAAGCCATCCTTATGCAAAGTCTGCACCGAACGCTGGATACCCGCTTTATCTTTCTGTAAAATATTCGCAATGTCCTGTTGCGTGCGTGCCTGTTCCTGGAAATATACAACCATAAGGATCGGAAGCTGCTCGGCCAAAACGGGTATTCCCTCATTGACCAGCTCCGCATTCATTTTCTTGAAAACAGTTTTGGTGACAGCCCCGAGTTTGAACTGCAGGGAGTTCTTCAACTCCTCCCGAAGGTTCTGCCAGCTATCGATGTTTGCGCTCATGATGATACAAAGGTAAATTGTGTTGATATGTCAACCAAATTTCAGACGAAAAAGTTTTGGATCCCATGACCAATGGTAGAATGGTATGGACGAACGGCTAACAAAAAGAGCGGCGACATCCGTTCGTGCCGCCGCTCTACTCTTTTTCGAAGTAAGGCTTATTTTCCGAGCGTCTTGAAAAGCGTCCCCTTCGTCACCTTATCGGTAAGCGCCATGCCGTTCAGAATGGCCAGGTCGTCGAGCTTGTTGTCGGGCTGATTGTTCTCTTTAAGCAAATCCCTCAATGTACCGTCGCGCTGCGCGGTTTTAATGCGGATGCGTTCGGGCTGGCGGTTCAGGATATTGGGGTCCGAAACCGATTTGAAACCCTGTGCCACCGAGCGGAACTGGCCTGCATTGGCGGCATAGTTGCCCGCCGCAGCTACACCGTGAATGGCGTAGATGTTCCCCCCATACTGGATCAGCCAGGTCCCGACCTGAATGGTATTGGCAGTGGCGGCCGCTGCCTGGCCATTCTGCCCCTGCTCTACCTGCTGCGACACCATGACGA harbors:
- a CDS encoding DUF4965 domain-containing protein; this encodes MLKRWLTALTLLTTSTIFAQSIRPPATPLVTVDPYTSVWSFGDQLAGSATRHWTGKPHPMDGLIRVDGKAYRFMGAATAEMKTILPTAKQEAYTAKFTTTRPDPKWWFKDGYNISTWKQGPAPFGTHERNDAMLKGGTEFRQELWYRRDFNLANVDFEKPVLNIFHDDDVQVFINGVPAFDCAPCFTSDYEYKPISPAAAKALKKGKNTLAAYVKNGAGPGYIDIGLADEIAPKGADAVNPAKQTGFEIRATQSIYRFEAGPVELTVRFIAPLIMRDLVLLSRPVNYILYEVKSADGKQHDVSILNSVSGLWATNDASQSVTGKEASQDGLITLSLGNAVQNPLARKGDDVRIDWGQAYLAAPQGTVKGSAIGIPTEIIKEFASKGTLSVDQAGAAPADSKSMGLILNAGKVGAESKQLHALVGYDDGYSVQYFGQNLRPWWNKDGNRTMAGELKSAEADFTKILQTCDDTDKAIYDDASNAGGKQYAELCVLAYRQAIAAHKLVADPGGTPLFFSKENFSNGSIGTVDVTYPSAPLFLLYNPTLLKGMLEPIFHYSESGKWTKPFAAHDVGTYPLANGQTYGEDMPVEESGNMLILTYAICKAEGNTDFAKKHWKTLGTWANYLKKEGFDPANQLCTDDFAGHLARNTNLSIKAIMGLACYAKMAEQLGDSKEATEVNALTEDFARKWMQMAADGDHYALTFDKKGTWSQKYNLIWDKLLGLNVFPKTVAQKEIAYYLTKQQPFGLPLDSRKTYSKSDWIIWTATLAEKPEDFQALIQPVYKYANGTTDRIPLSDWHETTNGKSVGFRARSVVGGYWMKVLGEKWK
- a CDS encoding ATP-binding protein: MITRDTQIEILKLLEEFPAVGILGPRQIGKTTLAFQIAKTISPEPIYLDLESPSDVAQLSEPELYFEKYADRTIILDEIQRTPEIFAVLRGVIDKRRRAGKRTGQFLILGSASLDLLQQSSESLAGRIAYTRLPGIKATEIDTADLDKLWIRGGFPESFLAANDSSSFEWRQNLITTYLERDVPQFGFKIPAMVLRNFWTMLANSQGGIANLSRIAAGLGISVPTATRYLDLLEDLFLVRKLQPWFSNIGKRLVRTPKIYIRDSGITHSLLKIRNLDDLFGHPVLGGSWEGFIIENLIAMLPSWVTPYYYRTAAGAEIDLVLEINHQTRIAIEIKRSLTPAVSKGFTVGCEDIKASHKYFVYPGQSSYVISKDVNVVPLVEMMEKIKSLAGS
- a CDS encoding efflux RND transporter permease subunit; this encodes MSITEVAVKRPLFITVVFVVLVLFGLISYNQLSYNLLPKFEANVVSVMTTYRGASADEVETNVTKHIEDAVSAIEGLDQINSTSQEGVSSVIIQLKQGVSVDLAQQEAQRKVEQIISLLPDDADRPVINKFSTDEIPVLRMGVTANLSPSELYDLIDDKLKPQLSNVTGVGQVTIIGGTERQIQVNISQDKLKAYHLSISQVSAAINNANTSYPAGQVKTKDDQLSIRFDAKLTTVENLRNVIVGKSSNGGQIFLRDIAEVYDGVADATAVNHINGRPSVALQIQKQSDANAVDVSKLTRERLASLEKQYEAQGLKFNIASDQSIYTLASADAVVFDLGLAVLIVSVVMLLFLHSFRSSMFILVALPSSMIPTFILMSLMGFSLNLMTLMALSLVVGILVDDSIVVLENINRHMEMGKSRWQAALDGRAEIGFTALAITLVDVVVFVPLALTQGLIGNILREFSLVVVFSTLMSLLVSFTLTPLLASRFGKLEVLDKNSLWGRLNLGFERFLDNVKEEYGRILTWVLGHKRYIFLLSFALIVGSIALVPGGFVGAAFMQQSDRGELNVSLELAPTASVYQTNQIAQRVEKILLAKPEVTKVFTNVGYSSTGLGTTSNSNIADLTVQLVDKKERSISSEEFGQNIQKEILQIPGVKVTVAPTSITGNANQAPIQVAVKGTDMAVIRKTAAQVKDIVASVPGTSNVDYSVDDPKPEVGVTLDREKMAQLGINAAEVGATLQTAFRGDDRSKFKQNGKEYDIMVNLDQFDRSKADDIRQLTFVNNQGQTFELSQFATVKEGMGESVLQRIDRLSSITINSQVVGRPSGSIGADIQAKMAKVKLPEGISIEYRGDLKNQADAFGSLGAALLLGIVLIYLIMVALYESTVYPFVVLFSIPVALVGALTALALTMESLTIFSIVGMIMLLGLVAKNAILIVDFANQLKSEGYALKEALIEAGKERLRPILMTTIAMIAGMLPIALASGDGAEVKNGMAWVIIGGLTSSLLLTLFLVPSAYYVVDKIKERLAKRKKRKVKEEMVLEA
- a CDS encoding helix-turn-helix transcriptional regulator, translated to MKTREDLLRSPTYWLTDMQIEVFNLLNTYMEENNLTQKQVAEKLNVSPSYVSQVLNGNFNFTISKLVELALLVGKAPIIQFETIEDILRAEQLQKKAEVKFKRKKTADLVPSAVKNA
- a CDS encoding efflux RND transporter periplasmic adaptor subunit; the encoded protein is MKRKLIIIGSIALIGVLIGLRLVANKAKIDEKKKMPDNKNVTIPVTAIAVKEGSADQQLIRTGSLIPYKEAEIMATAAGKVLSVKYDLGSHVTQGATIVKVDSRLKELSLQATELNINKLKKDTDRYTKLLAGNAATEIQVNDTKYNYENALNQAEQIKQQISDASIQAPISGRVVKKNIEPGEFVNVGTSLGTILDVSRLKVQVMINENDVYKLKEGQHVQVSTSIFPGRKIDGVISYIAPQGDESHNYPVEIVIKNSTGLKAGTFVTVEFQQKSSQQALLIPRSALVESVRNPYVYMVEGGLAKQRKIEVGREIGDNVEVLSGLKAGETVVTTGQINLSEGAAVTVTQ